The DNA region GGCCCGTGCTTTTGCCTCCGGCTTCCTTCAGATTCCACCTCGCGATGGACACCCTTGCCCTTGGCTAGCGGTAGGCGCTCGCCAGCCCCCGCTCGGGACTTTCACCCTATAGATGACGCCCATGCTGGGCGTACATAAAAAATACCCCTTAAAAAAATAAGGGGTATTTAACATATCGTGTCCGCTCTATATGAGAATTTTCACTCTTTCTCTTAGCTGCCCGCTTTCGCATTCCGTTCCTGCTCGTTTTGATGCAGCTCCTTAATAAACCGCTGCAGCAGAAGGGCGTCCTGACGCCCCAATCCGTACTGGTTCTCCCTGCAAATCATCCGGCCGATCCGTCTTTTCAACAATTCGCTGCGGCGCTCAAACGCGTCCCCATTACTCAAGCTGCCCACTCCTCTATTTATACTTTATCCGTACAATCCTTATAAGTATAAAAGTTTTGGGGCCGGGCTGAAAAACCGGTTCGCTCCCGATATGACCGGGGATGGCAGCGTGAAGGGTCATGAAAGCGCCCACTTGCCGGCCGGGCATAAACATACTCCCGTTTGCTCCCAGATTCTCTTATTTTGCATTATCGCGGTAAAGCAATGAATATTTCATTTCAGCCTTTGACCGATCCGGCGGCGATGCCTTCCACAATGCGGTTGCTCATGATGAAGAAGGCGAGCAGAATCGGCAAAATGCTGATCATCAGCGTCGCGCCGATCGCGCCCCAATCGGTCGTATACTGGCCGATGAAGTTCTGGACGCCGACCGTCAGCGTTTTGAAGTGATCCGAGCTGATGAAAGTGTTGACGAAAATAAATTCGTTCCAATTGTAGATCATGTTGATGATCGCCGTCGTCGACAGCACCGAAGCGGTCATCGGCAGGATGATCCGGAAGAACATCCGATGGATCGAGCAGCCGTCCATAATGGCGGCCTCCTCCACTTCCTTCGGCAGCGCGTAATAAAATCCGAGCAAAATCATAATCGTGATCGGCAGGTTAAACGCGGCATAGGACAGGATGACCGACAGCGGATGGTCCGTCAAGCCGACTTTCAAAAACAGGCTAAACAGCGGAATCAGCGTCGAGTGTACGGGAATCATCATCCCGACCATAAATAAACCGAGAACAAACGAGCTCCCTTTCCATTTCATGCGGGTGATGGCAAAGGTGACGAAGCTCGCCAGTATTACGGTCAAGACGAGCGATACGGCGGTGATCCATACGCTGTTCAGGAAATAAACGCTGATATTGCCTTGGGTCCATACCTTTTCGTAGTTCTCCCAGCGGGGATGCGCCGGAATGGAGAAAGGCGGCATGTTGAAAACTTCCTGATTGTTTTTCAGCGAAAAGAACAGCAGCCAGATCAGCGGCAAAATTTGCAGCGCCGCCACAAGGACGAGCACGATATATAGCAGCCCGTACCCCAGCTTGCGGCCGAGCTGCAGACCGGGACCGGAAACCGCCGGTTCCAAACGGATCGATTTTTGCGTTTCCATCATTGGCCCCTCCTTAGGAATATTGAATCGTGTCGTCCGAGGCCGTCAATTTGCGGATCAGCCATGTCGCGACCAGACAGATCAGCAGCAGCGAGAACCCGATCGCGCTGCCGTAACCGAAGTCGAAGCCGCGGAAGGCCTGATGGTACATGTAGGAGGCCATCACTTCGCTCGCTCCGTTGGGTCCCCCGTCGGTCATGACATAGATCAGATCGAAATACTTAAGCGAGCCTACAATTGCGAGTACGATCGTCACTTTAATCACTTCCACGATCAGAGGCAGCTTGATGCGAAAGGCGATCGACATTGCGCCCGCACCGTCGATGCGCGCCGCTTCCACGAGCGATTCCGGGATGTTCTTCAGCGCGGCGTAATAGATCAGGATGTAAAAGCCGGCATACTGCCAGATGATCGGCACGAACAGGGCATACAGCACCATCGACGGCTCCGCCAGCCAGGACGGCGCGTCCGTAATGCCTACCCCGGTCAGGAAGCTGTTGAGCACCCCATTCGAAGGGTGGTAAATTTTCAGCCATAGCTGCGCGATCGCGACCGAAGACAACAGCATTGGGATCAGGTAAATTTTTCGAAACAGGTTGGCTCCTTTAATTTTTCCGGACAAGACGAGCGCAATCAGCAGGTATCCGATCAGGCTAAGCCCGGAGAAAACGGCCAGCAGCAAGGAATGGTACGCGCTTTGCCAAAACATCGGATCCTTGACGAGCGTGCTGTAGTTGGCAAGGCCGACAAACGTCATCGCTCCGATGCCGTCCCAGTCCATCAACCCGTAGTAACCGGTCAGTACGATGGGAATATAGATCATGGCCATGATCAGCAGCAGAGAAGGCAGCACATACAGGGCAATGACCCATTTATTCGACATGACCTTATTCATAAGGTTTCATCATCCTTTTCTATCTATCATGCCTTACTCCCCTTTTTGCAGGGCAGCTTCATGCTCCTTGGCGAAATCCTCCGGCGTGACCGCTTTGCCGAACAACGCCTGAATCATGTTCAAGTGCGTTTGCGCCGCGTTCGGTTTCATTTGCACGTCGGCGAACAACGTCAGGTTGCTGGCATTGTTCAGTTCGTTCAGCAGGTCGATGTACATTTGCGGAAGATCGGAAGAAGAGGTGTCCACTTTCGTGGCCGGAATAACGCCCGCCGTGCTAACCGATTCCGCGCCCCATTTGCCGATGAAATACTCCACGAATTTTTTCGCTTCGTCTTTGACCTTGGAGTTTTCGGCGACGAACAAGCCTACGCCCGGACCGCCGACCCAGCTGTTGATGTCGCCTTTCCCGCCTTCCACGGTCGGGAATTTGAAGAAGCCTACCTTGTCTTTGAATTCCTGCGGGACGTCCGGATTCGTCGTGAAGTTCGGAATTTCCCAGGTGCCCATCAGGTACATCGCCGCTTTTTCGTTCATAAACTCGGATTTGCCTTCATCGTTGGACAAGCCGTTAAAGCCTTTGTTGAACGCGTTCGTATCCACCAGCTTTTGAATTTCCGCGGCAGCCTGGATCAGCGCAGGATCTTCAAACGACCCGGAGCGGTCGATCGCTTTCTTCAGCGTTTCCGGTCCGCCGAGCCGATCCGCCAGATACATGTACCACAGCGAACCGGTCCAGCGGTCTTTGTTGCCGAGGGCAATCGGGGCCACGCCGTTCTCCGACAGCGTTTTCACGACTTGCAAAAATTGATCGTACGTTTGCGGTACTTGCAAATTGTATTTCTCGAAAATCGCTTTGTTGTAATAAATCGGCGAAATGTTGAGCTCGATCGGCAACCCGTACGTCTTACCGCCCACGGCGTAAGCGTCGGTCGTGCCCGGGACGAATTTATCCTTCAAACCTCCGTCCAGCAAATCGTCGAGCGGGGTAAACAGGTTTCCTTTGACGTACGGATCCATAAAGCCTGCCGCCCAAGTCACGCCGACGTCGGGAAGCTCGTTCGAAGCGGATAAAATTTTCAGCTTATTTTTGTACTGCTCGTTTTCCAGCACCTCCTGCTGAATCGTCACGTTCGGATGGTCGGTCTGATATTGGGTAATGATTTCGTTGACCAGTTTATTTTGCTGGGCCGAGCTGCCCTGCGGCCACAAATGCATGAACTTGATGGTGACTTTCTCGCCGTCCGCCGGTTTGACTGCTTCGCCGCCGGCATTGGCGCCAGCATTTCCTCCACCGCCGCTCGCCGCGCCGCCGTTCGATTTCCCGCCGCAGCCGGCAAGCACCAGCAATAGTGAAAGCGCAATCAAAAGGATTGATGCTGTCTTTTTGTTGGACATTTGTTATATCCCCCCATCATTATTAACGGTTTTATGTAACCGCTTAACCTGAATTCTAGCACCTTCGTTTCGTCCTCATAAGATCACGCTCATTAGCTAAAATTCCACTTTTTTTAGGTTGTTAATGCGTCCGTTTATGCTAAACATTTACAAAGCTAGTGATAGCGGCAGACTAGTACATATCATTTAGTAAAAGTTAAAAAAATTAAGTGCTCCTTTAGTTTTTTCTTGTTTCTCGGCTAACTTGAACGAAAAATACCTACAAACTTATATAATAAACCAAGTATAATTTCTTGCAATAAAAGCGGCTCAAAACCAGTGCTTGACGAAATAAATTATGACTTTGCCTCTGCGGTGGCTGTCTATAGTATCTGTGTCTGTGTCTGTGTCTGTGTCTTGGTGTCCATGCATGGTGCTTTGCACGATTATCCCTTACGTTCAGGGGGCGGGGGGTGGGGATTGTACGGGATAAAGAAAAAAGAGAAACAGAAAAAATGAGGCGGTTCAGGTGAGATGTTCGGCTTGATTCGAGAACGTACGTTTGGTATAATGAAATAAATGGAATTTATGTTCGTATATTCTTGATTCGGGGGCGAGTAAACATGGAGGTCAATGCGGGAACGGAACTTCAGCCATTCAGCAGCCGTTTTAACAGCGAGCAGGACTGTATGGAGGCGTTGATTGCGATGAAGTGGCCAAATGGCTTTGTCTGCCCGCGTTGCGCTCACACCCGGTGCAGCCGTCTGACCTCCCGGCATATCCCCTTGTTCGAGTGCGGAAAGTGCAAGCATCAAACATCGCCTTTGGTCGGTACGATTTTTGAAGGAACGCATCTGCCCTTGCTCAAGTGGTTCGAGGCCCTGGATTTATTCCTGCTGGAGGGCGGCATCTCGGCGCTGCGGCTGAGCAAGGTGATCCGGGTCACCTACAAAACCGCCTGGTCGATGCTGCACAAAATACGCCATGCCGTGGGGGAGTTCGATGCCCGGGAACTGCTCTCCGGAGAAGTGAAGGTGAACAGCGATCAGTATGGGCGTAATCCATCCCGGTGTCAGGTTTTGCATCCGTACGCCTCGGCGGTCGTAGCCGGTTGCACGGTCACAGAGTCGGGCGAGCCGGAACAGGTCAAAATCCGTCTGGTACCGCATAAGCGGGGAAGTGAAAAATGGGCAAACCGTCACGATCTAACCGCGTTTATTGGCGGGCATGTGGATGTCCGTACATCGGCGGTACAGTTGTTCCCTCAGGCCTTTCGGCTGTATGTGCCCTTACGGAAAGTGGTGAGAGAGGCGTGGGAATCGCTGAAGAGTACGTATGGAGCCTTGGGACTGAAGCATCTGCAGGCGTACCTGAACGAGTACACCGGACGCCGCCGGCTGCGCCTGCAAGAAGGACTGCCGGGAGCGGAAGAAACGATGCGGCAGAAGTTACTGCAGATGTGTGTGGCGATTCCGACGATCTCTTACCGCCGACTGATCGCGCGCCAACCGAATCAGCCCCTTGCGGCTGCAGCCTGATAGAAATGCTTGAACGGTACAGACGTTGCTGCAAACGGATTTCAGGCTGCAGCAAGATCACGGTCTTTTCATTTTTTCTTGTGTCTTGCCCCATTTTTCCCGTCTCAGGCTTGCTTCCCTTCTCTTAAGCCTGTCTATGATCTTAAACAGTTTTAATGATCTCGAACAGGTCTGCTTCTCCCATATCCACTTCTTCCAAATATATCTTCTTCTCTGAATGTATCTTCTTCTCCTGAATGTATCTTCTTCTCTGCCTCCTGATCAAAAGGGATAATCATGCAAAGCGTCTGGCCAGCGGATATTGATCTGCCGACCAACCCACCGGCCTTCCCTATCCTCAAGCTTTCAACGCCTAGGTTGAGTCGTTCATATTTTCCCTTTAGATATCAAAAGTTCTTGACGCTGTTTCTATATTTGCTGGGACTCATGCCTTCGAACGATTTGAACACTTTGATAAAATATTTGTCCGTTTGATACCCGACGCGTTCGGCGATTTCACCGACGGGTAAAGACGTGCGCAGCAGCAACTCCTTCGCCCTTAGCATCCGCAGCCGGCTGAGGTACTCGCTGAACGTCATTTCCGTTTGCTCCTTGAACAAGACGCTGAAATAACTCGGGTTCAAATGCAGCATATCGGCCACCTGGCGAAGTGTCACCGGCTCGTGCAAATGCTCGTCCAAATAGCGAAGCGCATCGCTAACCAGCGGATTGTACCGGGCATCGGTCTCCTTCGTCTCCAGCAGCCGCGGGTCGGCCAGCTTCTCCAGCGTTTCGATGCGGTGCCGATCGCCCTCGACCAGAAGCGCTTGCTCCACGGCTTGCACGAGTTTATGCTTATCCACCGGCTTGAGCAAATAGTTGACGACGCCTAACTGCATCGCTTTTTGCGCATAATCGAATTCCGGATAGCCGGAAATGATGATCGTTACTGGTTTAAACGGCTTATGCTTTCGCTGCATTTCGATCAGCTCCAACCCGCTGATGCCCGGCATGCGGATGTCCGTGATCAGCAGATGAGCGGCGTGGTTCTCCAGCCAAGCCAGCGCTGCCTGGCCGCTCTCCGCCGCTTCGATCCGGTAGCGCCCGCAGGACCAGGCCTCCAGCGTTTTGACAAAACCTTGCCTCGTTCTCGGCTCGTCTTCCACGATTAAAATCGTTTTGGAATGAATCATACCGCTCCCCCATATTCGCTCGGAATTTCAAAGCTCACCAGCGTGCCCTCTCCCGGCCGGCTATATACGTCCAGTCCCGGTTTTGCGCCTTGTTCCTTGTCAAAATAAAGCCGCAGCCGCCGCTGCACGTTGACGATCCCGAATCCGCTCCCCTTGGACGACAGGGCCGGCCCGCCGTCCAACGCCTGCTTCAGCTTGCGCAGCATCTCTTCGTCCATGCCGGGGCCGTTGTCCCGGACCGTGATTTTTACGTAACCTTCCCGGCCGGAAGGCGATACGTTCACCGTCACCACGCCCGGGCCTTCCTTTGTCTCCACACCGTGCAGAATCGCGTTCTCCACCAGCGGCTGGATCAGCAGCTTGGGAATTTTCACACCCCCGAAAGTTCCGGCTTCGATTGACCAAGTTAGCCGCTCGCCCAGCCGGATGTCCATAAGCTGCAAATAATGCTCGACATGCTCGAGCTCCTCTTCGACGGTGACCCACTCGTCCTGGTTCGGTCGGCTGATGGTATACCGGAACAGGCTGGACATGCTGACGACAAGGCTGGCCAATTCCTCTTCGCCTTTCTCCTCCAGCGACCAATAAAAAGCCTCCAGCGTATTAAACAGAAAATGCGGATTGATCTGCGCTTGAAGCGCTTTCAGCTCCGTCCGGCTTTGCAGCAGTTCCTTCTCGTAAACGACCCGGATCAATTCGTTCATGTTGTCGACCATCTGGTTGTACGTATTGTTCAGTTCGTTGATCTCCATCGTGTTGGAGAACATCGGATTGGGCTGCAGCACCCCGAATCTCGCCCCCCGCATCGCCTTGATCAGCTTGAAGATCGGCCGGGTGATCATCGTCGACAGCAATAGCGACATAATCAGAAACAACAGCACCCCGATCGCGCCGGACACGAGCACGGCCGTGCGCAGGGCGGAAATCCCGCTCGTGACGTAGCTGACAGGCGTAAAAAATACGAGCGTCCAGCCGGTAGGCTCTGACTTTTGCTTCACCTCGATAAATTCCTGCCCGCCGATCGTAATGTTTTTCCCCTCGTTGGTAAGCAGTTCGGACAAATTCAGCGTCCCGGCCGACCGGCCGAAATTGGAAGCGATCGTGTGGAAATTCCCGTCGACCAGCAAAATATATTCGCCGCCTTCTCCGCTCACCTGCTCCTGAAGCTGGAAGTAGGTACGGTCGATCCGCACCATCAGATATCCCCCGGACGAAAACCAGCGGTCGATCAGGCTGACGCGCCTTAAGGCGAGCACTGAAGAGGGATCTTTGGGATCGGCGCCGATCCAGACGAGTTCCCCTTTTCCCCGGTCGGCGGCGGCGATCCATTTCGGATCGATCGTGTCCTGCAGCGGAATATCGTTCAGCGGGAACAGCCGGCGGTAATCGGTCGTATACAGCTCCAGCGATTTAATCCCCGTGACGTACGACTGATAATTTCCCAGAATCGATAGAAGGGATTGGCGTGCGCTGAACGGCGTCTTCGTCCCCTCCACCTCGGACAGCAGCAGCTGCTGGATGCTGCCGTCCGTCGCCACCTGCGTCGACAGCGTTTTGATCTGGGCGAGCAAAGCGTCAAGCCGGCCGTTGGCCTGCAGCGCGGTTTGGCCGATATGCTTCTCCGCATTGTTCTCCAGCAGGGCGGAGCCCTGGGTGTAGGTCAGGATGCTGGCTAGCGTAAGCACGAGAACCATGGCAAGCATAAAGCCGACGAAGATTTGATTTTTTAAGGTGAACCATCGTTTCGGTTTTCTCACCTCGAAAGGTCTCCTCCCTGCAATCTTAAGTTGCAAAACATCCACCAATAATATAATCCAAGCGCCTGGCAGGCGTCAGCAAAATTCGTTCGGGTCTGCCGGTAAAACGCGGTATCCTGTATAATGGACGTTAGACTAGTAGATTTGTTCTTATGTTTTCGCCCACGTTATTTAGGAGCAGTCTGCCAGGATCAATCTAGCATATACGGTACATGGCCGAAATAAATAGAGAGACGGCCTTACGCGCCAAACGATAGAAGGAGGAATTCAACCTTGAAGTCTACAAAACCTGCCGCATGCGCACATGCCGTTTTTTTCGATCTGGACGATACGCTCTACGATCATTTGCTTCCCTTTCGCGGAGCCCTGCAAGCGGTGCTTAACACTGGAGACGATTTCCCGTATGAACCCGCTTATCACCGGATGCGCTATTACAGCGACCACCTGTCCGCCCTGGCCGGCGGCACGCCTACCCACGGCCCGGCGCTTGAGGAAATGCGAACGGAGCGTTTCGTGCGCTCCCTGGCCGAGTTCGGTGTAACGCTCAAGCAGGAACAGGCAGCCGCCGTACAGGCCGCTTATCTGGACCGCCAGTTTTGCATCCGCCCCTTTGAGCGTGCATTCGAGCTCATCGGGAAGCTGAAATCGGACAAAGCCCTCGTAGGTTTAATTACCAACGGGCCGCCGGAACACCAATGGCGCAAAATCCGCGCGCTGGAGTTGGATCGCCTGATTCCACCGAACCTGATCTATATTTCCGGAGCCGTCGGCATCACCAAACCGGACCGGAAGCTGTTCGACCGCGTGGCCGCGGAGGCCGGCTTAGCCCCAGAACAATGCTGTTACGTCGGCGATTCATGGCGCAATGACGTCGTAGGCGCCGCCGGTGCCGGCTGGCGGACCATATGGTTCAACCACCGGCGCGCCCAGCCCGAATCCGCGTTTCGTCCGCATGAGCAGGCGTTCAGCTACGCCGACTTAAGCCGCCTCCTTCTCGGGGAATAAGGCGCGCTTCAAAGCGCCTGTCCCCCTCCCCTCTGCATAGTTCCCCTCCATCTACGCACAATAGAAGAAAATGCCTCATTAGGGGGAACTTTGGTGTTATTCCGCCTTTTCAAATTTTTTGCGAAGCAAACAAAACAGCAGAAACAAAAATTGATGCAGGTGGACGC from Paenibacillus macerans includes:
- a CDS encoding carbohydrate ABC transporter permease yields the protein METQKSIRLEPAVSGPGLQLGRKLGYGLLYIVLVLVAALQILPLIWLLFFSLKNNQEVFNMPPFSIPAHPRWENYEKVWTQGNISVYFLNSVWITAVSLVLTVILASFVTFAITRMKWKGSSFVLGLFMVGMMIPVHSTLIPLFSLFLKVGLTDHPLSVILSYAAFNLPITIMILLGFYYALPKEVEEAAIMDGCSIHRMFFRIILPMTASVLSTTAIINMIYNWNEFIFVNTFISSDHFKTLTVGVQNFIGQYTTDWGAIGATLMISILPILLAFFIMSNRIVEGIAAGSVKG
- a CDS encoding carbohydrate ABC transporter permease, producing MNKVMSNKWVIALYVLPSLLLIMAMIYIPIVLTGYYGLMDWDGIGAMTFVGLANYSTLVKDPMFWQSAYHSLLLAVFSGLSLIGYLLIALVLSGKIKGANLFRKIYLIPMLLSSVAIAQLWLKIYHPSNGVLNSFLTGVGITDAPSWLAEPSMVLYALFVPIIWQYAGFYILIYYAALKNIPESLVEAARIDGAGAMSIAFRIKLPLIVEVIKVTIVLAIVGSLKYFDLIYVMTDGGPNGASEVMASYMYHQAFRGFDFGYGSAIGFSLLLICLVATWLIRKLTASDDTIQYS
- a CDS encoding extracellular solute-binding protein, which gives rise to MSNKKTASILLIALSLLLVLAGCGGKSNGGAASGGGGNAGANAGGEAVKPADGEKVTIKFMHLWPQGSSAQQNKLVNEIITQYQTDHPNVTIQQEVLENEQYKNKLKILSASNELPDVGVTWAAGFMDPYVKGNLFTPLDDLLDGGLKDKFVPGTTDAYAVGGKTYGLPIELNISPIYYNKAIFEKYNLQVPQTYDQFLQVVKTLSENGVAPIALGNKDRWTGSLWYMYLADRLGGPETLKKAIDRSGSFEDPALIQAAAEIQKLVDTNAFNKGFNGLSNDEGKSEFMNEKAAMYLMGTWEIPNFTTNPDVPQEFKDKVGFFKFPTVEGGKGDINSWVGGPGVGLFVAENSKVKDEAKKFVEYFIGKWGAESVSTAGVIPATKVDTSSSDLPQMYIDLLNELNNASNLTLFADVQMKPNAAQTHLNMIQALFGKAVTPEDFAKEHEAALQKGE
- a CDS encoding transposase, with translation MEVNAGTELQPFSSRFNSEQDCMEALIAMKWPNGFVCPRCAHTRCSRLTSRHIPLFECGKCKHQTSPLVGTIFEGTHLPLLKWFEALDLFLLEGGISALRLSKVIRVTYKTAWSMLHKIRHAVGEFDARELLSGEVKVNSDQYGRNPSRCQVLHPYASAVVAGCTVTESGEPEQVKIRLVPHKRGSEKWANRHDLTAFIGGHVDVRTSAVQLFPQAFRLYVPLRKVVREAWESLKSTYGALGLKHLQAYLNEYTGRRRLRLQEGLPGAEETMRQKLLQMCVAIPTISYRRLIARQPNQPLAAAA
- a CDS encoding response regulator transcription factor, whose amino-acid sequence is MIHSKTILIVEDEPRTRQGFVKTLEAWSCGRYRIEAAESGQAALAWLENHAAHLLITDIRMPGISGLELIEMQRKHKPFKPVTIIISGYPEFDYAQKAMQLGVVNYLLKPVDKHKLVQAVEQALLVEGDRHRIETLEKLADPRLLETKETDARYNPLVSDALRYLDEHLHEPVTLRQVADMLHLNPSYFSVLFKEQTEMTFSEYLSRLRMLRAKELLLRTSLPVGEIAERVGYQTDKYFIKVFKSFEGMSPSKYRNSVKNF
- a CDS encoding cache domain-containing sensor histidine kinase, whose protein sequence is MRKPKRWFTLKNQIFVGFMLAMVLVLTLASILTYTQGSALLENNAEKHIGQTALQANGRLDALLAQIKTLSTQVATDGSIQQLLLSEVEGTKTPFSARQSLLSILGNYQSYVTGIKSLELYTTDYRRLFPLNDIPLQDTIDPKWIAAADRGKGELVWIGADPKDPSSVLALRRVSLIDRWFSSGGYLMVRIDRTYFQLQEQVSGEGGEYILLVDGNFHTIASNFGRSAGTLNLSELLTNEGKNITIGGQEFIEVKQKSEPTGWTLVFFTPVSYVTSGISALRTAVLVSGAIGVLLFLIMSLLLSTMITRPIFKLIKAMRGARFGVLQPNPMFSNTMEINELNNTYNQMVDNMNELIRVVYEKELLQSRTELKALQAQINPHFLFNTLEAFYWSLEEKGEEELASLVVSMSSLFRYTISRPNQDEWVTVEEELEHVEHYLQLMDIRLGERLTWSIEAGTFGGVKIPKLLIQPLVENAILHGVETKEGPGVVTVNVSPSGREGYVKITVRDNGPGMDEEMLRKLKQALDGGPALSSKGSGFGIVNVQRRLRLYFDKEQGAKPGLDVYSRPGEGTLVSFEIPSEYGGAV
- a CDS encoding HAD family hydrolase, producing the protein MKSTKPAACAHAVFFDLDDTLYDHLLPFRGALQAVLNTGDDFPYEPAYHRMRYYSDHLSALAGGTPTHGPALEEMRTERFVRSLAEFGVTLKQEQAAAVQAAYLDRQFCIRPFERAFELIGKLKSDKALVGLITNGPPEHQWRKIRALELDRLIPPNLIYISGAVGITKPDRKLFDRVAAEAGLAPEQCCYVGDSWRNDVVGAAGAGWRTIWFNHRRAQPESAFRPHEQAFSYADLSRLLLGE